The Juglans regia cultivar Chandler chromosome 2, Walnut 2.0, whole genome shotgun sequence genome includes a window with the following:
- the LOC109010366 gene encoding flavonoid 3'-monooxygenase CYP75B137-like, translating into MGWWRSYASDERFSSSTLTVLIGTFAVLWLLWAIKKQRKAAVPPLPPGPRGLPIVGYLPFVGTELHTKFEQLYEIYGPIYKIWLANKLCVVISSPSLVKEVVRDHDVIFSNRDANTVARTVTYGAVDIAFSPHGADWKMLRKMFVREMLSPANLDSTFPLRREEVRNTIRNVYDKKGTHIDLGDLAFITVMNAIMNMLWGGTLRGEEGAKFGAEFKHIFAELVMILGKPNVSDLFPALARFDLQGIRRKAKRISETIDGVLDYAIDKQIKSLAKAKEEGTTKTEQKDFLQVLLELSEQDDGAPSMSMTQIKALVFDIVIGASDTTTTMSEWVMARLLKHPEIMRKVTEELTEIVGLDNLVEESHLPKLHYLEAVIKEALRLHPPGPFLLLRTPSESSIIGGYHVPKGSSIFLHIWAIQRDTKYWDNPLEFKPERFLNNAYGRFDYSGNNFKYLPFGSGRRICAGLALGERTLKYILASLLHSYEWKLPQGSEIEFSDTFGVITKKKNPTIAIPTPRLSKSELYTK; encoded by the exons ATGGGATGGTGGAGGTCCTATGCTAGTGACGAGAGATTTTCTAGCTCAACTCTCACTGTTTTGATCGGTACATTTGCAGTGTTATGGTTGCTATGGGCCatcaagaaacaaagaaaggcTGCAGTACCTCCATTGCCACCAGGTCCCCGTGGCTTGCCAATAGTCGGGTACCTTCCGTTTGTAGGTACAGAACTTCATACAAAATTTGAGCAACTGTATGAGATCTATGGCCCCATCTACAAGATTTGGCTTGCAAATAAATTGTGCGTTGTGATTAGCTCACCCTCGCTAGTTAAAGAAGTTGTTCGTGACCATGACGTAATATTTTCCAACCGTGACGCTAACACAGTTGCACGTACCGTCACATACGGGGCAGTCGATATTGCTTTTTCCCCCCATGGTGCTGACTGGAAGATGTTGCGGAAGATGTTTGTGAGAGAGATGCTAAGTCCAGCAAATCTTGATAGTACCTTCCCTTTACGAAGAGAAGAGGTAAGGAACACCATTAGAAATGTGTACGACAAAAAAGGCACCCATATAGATTTAGGGGACCTGGCGTTTATAACGGTGATGAATGCCATTATGAACATGTTGTGGGGTGGCACGTTACGTGGAGAGGAAGGGGCTAAGTTTGGAGCAGAGTTTAAGCATATCTTTGCGGAATTAGTGATGATTCTCGGAAAACCAAATGTTTCGGACCTTTTCCCGGCTTTAGCAAGGTTTGATTTACAAGGGATCAGAAGGAAAGCAAAGAGAATTTCTGAAACCATTGATGGAGTACTTGATTATGCCATTGACAAACAGATCAAGAGTTTGGCCAAAGCCAAAGAAGAGGGAACGACAAAGACAGAACAAAAGGACTTTTTGCAAGTTCTCTTGGAACTAAGTGAGCAGGACGACGGTGCACCATCAATGAGCATGACCCAAATCAAGGCCTTGgttttt GACATAGTGATAGGAGCATCCGATACCACAACGACCATGTCGGAATGGGTGATGGCAAGGTTATTGAAGCATCCAGAGATAATGAGAAAGGTCACTGAAGAATTAACAGAAATCGTGGGTTTGGACAACTTAGTTGAAGAATCTCATTTGCCCAAATTACATTATTTAGAAGCGGTTATTAAAGAGGCCTTACGTTTGCACCCACCTGGTCCTTTCCTATTACTTCGTACTCCAAGTGAATCTAGCATCATTGGAGGGTACCATGTACCCAAAGGTTCTAGTATTTTCCTGCATATTTGGGCTATACAGAGGGATACAAAGTATTGGGACAATCCATTGGAATTTAAACCTGAGAGGTTTCTAAATAATGCTTATGGTAGGTTTGATTATTCGGGCAACAATTTTAAGTATCTTCCATTTGGGTCAGGGAGAAGAATATGTGCAGGGCTTGCACTAGGGGAAAGGACACTCAAATACATCTTGGCTTCACTTTTGCATTCTTATGAGTGGAAATTGCCACAAGGTTCAGAGATAGAATTTTCTGACACTTTCGGTGTTATTACCAAGAAGAAGAATCCAACCATTGCAATTCCAACTCCAAGGTTATCCAAGTCTGAGCTCTACACAAAATAG